From Oncorhynchus mykiss isolate Arlee chromosome 6, USDA_OmykA_1.1, whole genome shotgun sequence, the proteins below share one genomic window:
- the LOC110526950 gene encoding LOW QUALITY PROTEIN: hepatic triacylglycerol lipase-like (The sequence of the model RefSeq protein was modified relative to this genomic sequence to represent the inferred CDS: substituted 1 base at 1 genomic stop codon), giving the protein MPGESKEVEQINALMESWVPVLASALKTSLGDVNVIVTDWLLQANMNSPNAAQNTRAVGKDVAFLLQWLQEFYQFPAEKVHLIGYSLGAHVSGFAGSYLGGRGKIGQITGLDPAGPMFEGMAASDRLSPVDALFVDAIHTYTQERMGLSVGIKQPVAHVDFNPNDGDFQPGCHPFQSLMEHISTLSLLGFEQTVKCAHERSVYLFIDSLLNKDKQILAYRXCDDNAVEKGTCLDCRKNKCNTLGYNVRRLRSVAGKKLYHKTRSHMPTLVYHYQFRIQFVNQIEKTEPTLTISLTGTKEDSTEMPITFIEEISGNKTYTFLITLDSDVGDLMMLKFRWEGSVVNNMWSKMQTFNPWSSGGMRTKLTVGKICVKAGETQNRTTFCAQTSDGIYIRPSQENVFVRCEENAQKQRRRKTHLS; this is encoded by the exons ATGCCAGGAGAATCAAAGGAAGTGGAACAG ATAAATGCTCTGATGGAGAGCTGGGTGCCTGTTCTTGCTTCTGCTCTGAAGACCAGTCTTGGAGATGTCAATGTGATCGTTACTGATTGGCTTTTACAGGCAAATATGAACTCCCCTAACGCAGCCCAGAACACTAGGGCAGTGGGGAAGGACGTAGCATTCCTGCTACAGTGGCTGCAG GAGTTTTACCAGTTTCCTGCAGAGAAAGTTCATCTGATTGGATACAGTCTTGGTGCTCACGTCTCTGGATTCGCTGGAAGCTACCTGGGAGGGCGTGGGAAGATTGGACAAATCACTG GTCTGGATCCAGCAGGTCCCATGTTTGAGGGCATGGCAGCATCAGACAGACTGTCCCCTGTTGATGCCCTATTTGTGGATGCCATCCACACCTACACTCAAGAACGCATGGGGCTGAGTGTGGGCATCAAGCAGCCTGTGGCACATGTTGACTTCAACCCCAACGATGGTGACTTCCAACCAGGATGCCACCCTTTCCAGAGCTTAATGGAACAT ATTtccactctttctctcctaggTTTTGAGCAGACAGTGAAATGTGCCCATGAGCGTTCAGTCTACCTGTTCATCGACTCCCTTCTGAACAAAGACAAGCAGATCCTGGCCTACAGATGATGTGATGACAATGCCGTTGAGAAGGGTACCTGCCTGGACTGCCGCAAGAACAAATGCAACACACTGGGCTATAACGTCAGGAGGTTGCGCAGTGTCGCCGGCAAGAAGCTCTACCACAAGACCCGGTCTCACATGCCCACTCTTG TCTACCACTACCAGTTCAGGATTCAATTTGTCAACCAGATAGAGAAGACTGAGCCcactctcaccatctctctcactGGGACAAAGGAGGACAGCACTGAAATGCCCATCACTTT catcGAGGAGATCTCAGGCAATAAGACATACACCTTTCTGATCACCCTGGACTCAGACGTTGGGGACCTGATGATGCTGAAGTTCCGCTGGGAGGGGAGTGTTGTAAACAATATGTGGAGCAAGATGCAGACCTTTAACCCCTGGAGCAGTGGGGGAATGAGGACCAAGCTCACCGTGGGAAAAATCTGTGTCAAAGCAGGCGAGACACAAAATAG